The sequence TCACAAGACTTTTTACTAGGTCTTCCTTTGGTATGAAGGGTAGTGTAATATGACTATTATTTTTTGGATCCTGATTAAATTCCACACTTGTTGTAATGGAATTCTCATTCCTAGCCCATGCCCTTCTCGCCACACCACCCATTACATCCCAAGGCATGGCTGACTTTAGTATAGTATCTACCCGTTCACTTCCATCTAAAACCATTCCAAAACCACCATTAATTGATTTTCCTATTCCAACTCCACCACCGTTATGTAGAGCGATTAAACTCATACCCCTAGCAGCGTTTCCTGCAAAGCAGTGGGTTGCCATCTCTGCCATTATATTGCTTCCATCCTTAATATTTGCAGTTTCCCTAAAAGGTGAGTCGGTGCCACTAACATCATGATGATCTCTTCCAAGCATAATAGGCCCAACTTCTCCATTTCTAACCATTTCATTAAATTTAAGTGCGATTTTTGTTCTTCCAGAAGCATCCTGATATAGTATTCTTGCCTCGGTTCCCACAACCAGTTGGTTTTTCTCGGCATCTCGAATCCAAACATAATTGTCCCTATCTTGGCCCCTTCTATTTGGATCAATGCAATCCATTGCCGCCTTATCGGTTTTTACTAAATCTTCGTGCTTCCCACTTAAACATACCCATCTAAAGGGTCCATATCCATAATCAAATAATTCTGGTCCCATAATATCTTCTACATAAGAAGGAAAAATGAAGCCATCCTTTTCATCTATACCGTTTTTAGATATTTCCTTTACTCCTGCATCATATACTGCTTTCATAAAAGCATTTCCATAGTCAAAGAAATAAGTACCTTTGCTTACTAGGCTCTTTATAAGTTTAAAATGTCTTTCTAGTGATTTATCAACCTGTATTTTAAATGTTTCTCTGTCATTTTTGAGCATTTGTGTTCTTTCTTCAAAGGTTATGCCTTGGGGACAATACCCTCCTTCGTATACAGCATGGCAGGACGTTTGATCTGATAGCAAGTCAATTTTTATGTTGTTTTCGTCAGCGTAAGCTAGTAAATCTATAATATTGCCGTGATACCCAATTGATATGGGTTCCCTATTCTCCATGTATTTTATCGCCGTTCTATATACCTCATCTAAATCAGAGGAAATAAGACTAACCCATCCTTGTTTATACCTAGTTTCTATTCTAGAGTAGTCTACCTCTGCTATTATCCCTACACCATTTGCGATTTCAACTGCCTTAGGCTGGGCACCACTCATTCCACCTAGACCAGACGATACAAAGAGTTTTCCCCTTAGATCCTCATGCTCTCCTAAGCCTAGTTTCAGTCTTCCTGCATTTAACAGAGTGTTAAATGTGCCATGTACTATACCCTGAGGTCCTATGTACATCCATCCACCGGCAGTCATTTGCCCGTAGTTGGCTACCCCCATTTGTTCTGCAATATCCCAGTCCTTAGGATTATCAAACATACCTACCATAAGGGCATTGCTAATTATTACTCGGGGGCTGTCAGGCTTTGAGTCAAATAAACCTAAAGGATGACCAGACATTATCACCAGCGTCTGATGCTCTGTCAATGCTTCAAGATATTTTTTAATTAGTCTATATTGCATCCAGTTTTGACATACTTTACCTGTTTCCCCGTAGGTTACTAATTCGTATGGGTATAGGGCAACATCAAAGTCAAGATTATTATCCATCATAACTTGAAATGCTTTACCTTCAATACAGTTACCTCTATAATGGTCTATTGATTTAGCTTTTATATTACCTTCCGGTCTAAAACGGTACCCGTATATCCTACCCATTGTCAATAGTTCATCCAAAAATTCTGGAGCTAGTTCCTCATGAAGCTCTTCTGGCACGTATCTTAGGGCATTTTTCAATGCTATTTCTGTTTGGCCAGGGGATAAACTAAACCCTCTATCTGGAGCCCTCCGTATTCCCTCTACAAACTCAGGCATCTTAGGTAGTTCATTGTCTAATTTAATAATCATACCCTTTGCTATATCATAGTTTGATATCATTATGAATCTCTCCTTTCAAAGACTAAATTTTGATACTTTGGTCTTTTAGAACGTCTAAAATTAGAAATAGATTTGTCCGTCTAGTTTAATTTCACAAGGCCTTCTATGTTTTTTAAAATATTGCCAGATTTAATTATCTCTGCACACTTGTTTATGTCTATATGAAGCTCTCTATCTTTTGTTAGTTTTGCTACTTCTCCCCTAACTAATTTATAAACTTCCTTTGTTACAGGTGACATCATTTCTGGTTCTTTAAAATCTAAAGCTTGAATGGCACATAAAAGTTCTATAGCAAAAACGTTAATTGTGTTATCAATAACCTTTAAAGCTTTTCTTGCTGCTATGGTACCCATACTAACATGGTCTTCTTGGTTAGCTGAACTTGGGATTGAATCAACGGATGCCGGAGAACAAAGACCTTTGTTCTCAGATACAAGGCTTGCAGCCACATACTGAGGTATCATAAACCCTGAATTTAACCCACCTTCCTCCACTAAAAATGGTGGTAGACCACTTAATTGCGGGTTAACTAATCTTTCAATTCTTCTTTCTGATATGTTTGCAAATTCAGATACTGCGATTGCTAGTACATCCATAGCTATTGCAACAGGCTGCCCATGGAAATTCCCTCCTGAAATAACTT comes from Alkalicella caledoniensis and encodes:
- a CDS encoding urocanate hydratase; its protein translation is MISNYDIAKGMIIKLDNELPKMPEFVEGIRRAPDRGFSLSPGQTEIALKNALRYVPEELHEELAPEFLDELLTMGRIYGYRFRPEGNIKAKSIDHYRGNCIEGKAFQVMMDNNLDFDVALYPYELVTYGETGKVCQNWMQYRLIKKYLEALTEHQTLVIMSGHPLGLFDSKPDSPRVIISNALMVGMFDNPKDWDIAEQMGVANYGQMTAGGWMYIGPQGIVHGTFNTLLNAGRLKLGLGEHEDLRGKLFVSSGLGGMSGAQPKAVEIANGVGIIAEVDYSRIETRYKQGWVSLISSDLDEVYRTAIKYMENREPISIGYHGNIIDLLAYADENNIKIDLLSDQTSCHAVYEGGYCPQGITFEERTQMLKNDRETFKIQVDKSLERHFKLIKSLVSKGTYFFDYGNAFMKAVYDAGVKEISKNGIDEKDGFIFPSYVEDIMGPELFDYGYGPFRWVCLSGKHEDLVKTDKAAMDCIDPNRRGQDRDNYVWIRDAEKNQLVVGTEARILYQDASGRTKIALKFNEMVRNGEVGPIMLGRDHHDVSGTDSPFRETANIKDGSNIMAEMATHCFAGNAARGMSLIALHNGGGVGIGKSINGGFGMVLDGSERVDTILKSAMPWDVMGGVARRAWARNENSITTSVEFNQDPKNNSHITLPFIPKEDLVKSLVKKAMANRK